A stretch of Rhododendron vialii isolate Sample 1 chromosome 4a, ASM3025357v1 DNA encodes these proteins:
- the LOC131324090 gene encoding proline-rich 33 kDa extensin-related protein-like yields the protein MSLKYLLVLSLMVVALTTPSFADYPKPPIGKPEHKPPIGKPGPEPEPPMGKPEHEPPTGKPGTEHKPPTGKPENKPPMGEPEHKPPILGKPGSEHKPPTGKPENKPPVDKPEHKPPMGIPPKGGEKPPKEGEKPPTHGHTLLEKPEHKPLVGKPGSEHKPPTGKPEHKPPVGIPPKGGEKPPKKGEKPPPEKKPPTHGHFPGHTLMEENVEDFHKPPRKTLPPMKKPYGPHKPPHKPPTPPHSN from the coding sequence atgtctCTCAAATACTTGCTAGTGTTGTCACTTATGGTGGTGGCTCTCACCACCCCCTCATTTGCTGATTACCCAAAGCCACCGATAGGAAAACCAGAGCACAAACCGCCAATAGGTAAGCCAGGACCAGAGCCTGAACCACCAATGGGAAAGCCAGAGCACGAACCACCAACGGGCAAGCCAGGAACGGAGCACAAGCCACCAACGGGAAAGCCAGAGAACAAACCACCAATGGGCGAGCCAGAACACAAACCACCAATATTGGGTAAGCCAGGATCGGAGCACAAGCCACCAACGGGAAAGCCAGAGAACAAACCACCAGTGGACAAGCCGGAACACAAACCACCAATGGGTATACCACCCAAGGGAGGAGAAAAGCCACCAAAAGAGGGAGAGAAGCCACCAACTCATGGGCACACTCTGTTGGAAAAGCCAGAGCACAAACCGCTAGTGGGAAAGCCAGGGTCAGAGCACAAACCACCAACGGGAAAGCCAGAGCACAAGCCACCAGTGGGTATACCGCCCAAGGGAGGAGAGAAGCCACCAAAAAAGGGAGAGAAGCCACCACCAGAGAAGAAGCCACCAACTCATGGGCATTTCCCAGGACACACCCTGATGGAGGAGAATGTTGAAGACTTCCACAAGCCACCGCGAAAGACATTGCCGCCCATGAAGAAGCCATATGGCCCCCATAAGCCACCACACAAGCCTCCAACCCCTCCCCATTCCAACTAG